The nucleotide window GGCCGACCTCGACGCGGACGGGTACGAGGAGTTCTACGTCCACAACACCGACGAGTTCGGTGGGCGCACGCGCGACACGGATCTGCTGCTCGACCCCGTCGAGTGCTCGCCTGACTGCGACGGGGCCCGGTGGCGTGACCTATACGGCCTCGGCATCAACGCGGACCGGGGGAACTTCCGCGCCGGCCGGTCCGTCGCCGCGCTGGACCGGTACGGCACCGGCCGGTACGGCGTCTTCGTCGCCTCCTACGGCACTCCCTCCCGGTTCTACGAACTCGGCGACGACGGCGAACTGACGGACATGGCCTCGGCGGTCGGCCTCGACGTGGACGCCTGTGGGCGCTCGTTGCTCGCCGGCCCGATCGTCTCCGAGAGCATGGACCTGTTCGTCGGGGTCGAGCGCGGCCCGAACCGGCTGTATCGCAACGAGTCGGGCCATTACGAGGAGATCGCGGCCGACGTCGGCGTCGCGGATCGCGAGACCGACGCGCGGGGGGTAACCATGGCCGACGCCGCGATCGCCTACGGGTCGTGGGAGGGTCCCAACCGCATATTCGAGCCGCGCGAGGACGGCACCTTCGACGACGTCGCGCCGCCCGAGTTCGCGCAGCCGACCCGCGTCCGCACCCTCGCCTGTGCCGACTTCGACAACGACGGCCGCGAGGAGCTGTTCGTCCACGTGATGGGAGCCGGGAACCGACTGTTCCGCCGGACCCCGGACGGCTGGTCGATGCTCGACCCCGGCCCCGCCGCCGAGCCGAAGGGGCTGGGCACCGGCGCCACGGTCGCCGACTTCGACGGCGACGGGACGCTCGAACTCCTGCTCGTCCACGGCGA belongs to Halorarum halophilum and includes:
- a CDS encoding CRTAC1 family protein, translated to MFTDRSDSLADERPHRGYGVAVTPGERGPCALVTGYGLANRLLTWRDGALRDVASPAVADEGRHAIGVVAADLDADGYEEFYVHNTDEFGGRTRDTDLLLDPVECSPDCDGARWRDLYGLGINADRGNFRAGRSVAALDRYGTGRYGVFVASYGTPSRFYELGDDGELTDMASAVGLDVDACGRSLLAGPIVSESMDLFVGVERGPNRLYRNESGHYEEIAADVGVADRETDARGVTMADAAIAYGSWEGPNRIFEPREDGTFDDVAPPEFAQPTRVRTLACADFDNDGREELFVHVMGAGNRLFRRTPDGWSMLDPGPAAEPKGLGTGATVADFDGDGTLELLLVHGELAAQPLSLYAAENDRGWLRVRPTTQYGAPARGAAVTLETDEWTRTRVVCAGSGYLCQMEPVAHFGLGDAAPERVRIRWPDGRETTIDRPAERAEHEISHPMAPRF